The Chloroflexaceae bacterium genome has a segment encoding these proteins:
- a CDS encoding nucleotidyltransferase substrate binding protein: MSLNTDHLTNTLRALEAALALYQRAVAGQEVTEQEIFRMAIIKGFELAQEVSFKLVRRRLKDFGYGARVLDATPVKEVLRLAARHGLLTPDEVERWFTYRDNRNNTAHDYGEAFARETLTLLPDFVRDARALAERLRADRTLDEEAP; the protein is encoded by the coding sequence ATGAGCCTCAACACGGATCATCTGACCAACACGCTGCGCGCTCTCGAAGCCGCGCTGGCGCTGTATCAGCGCGCCGTTGCCGGCCAGGAGGTTACCGAACAGGAAATCTTTCGCATGGCTATCATCAAGGGCTTCGAACTGGCGCAGGAGGTCTCCTTCAAACTCGTCAGGCGCCGGTTGAAGGACTTCGGCTACGGCGCGCGCGTGCTGGACGCGACGCCGGTCAAGGAAGTGCTGCGCCTGGCCGCCCGGCATGGTCTGCTCACGCCAGACGAAGTCGAGCGCTGGTTTACCTACCGCGATAACCGCAACAATACGGCCCACGACTACGGCGAGGCGTTCGCGCGGGAAACGCTCACGTTACTCCCGGATTTCGTCCGTGACGCTCGCGCGCTGGCGGAACGCCTGCGGGCCGACCGGACGCTCGACGAGGAGGCGCCGTGA
- a CDS encoding nucleotidyltransferase domain-containing protein, which translates to MTIHVRLNLPARYLDQVRAILRQYAPACDVWAYGSRVTGGAHEASDLDLVVRNPHDLQRPFERLFELREAFVESNLPIHVDVMDWARLPPTFRQEIERSYVVVQAAEEGGDGEVGNVHT; encoded by the coding sequence GTGACTATTCACGTCAGGCTCAACCTGCCAGCGCGTTACCTCGACCAGGTGCGCGCCATTCTGCGTCAGTACGCGCCGGCCTGCGATGTCTGGGCCTATGGCAGCCGCGTCACCGGCGGGGCGCACGAGGCCAGCGACCTCGATCTCGTCGTGCGCAATCCGCACGACTTGCAACGGCCCTTCGAGCGTCTCTTCGAGCTGCGGGAGGCGTTTGTGGAGAGCAACCTGCCCATTCACGTTGATGTTATGGACTGGGCGCGCCTCCCGCCGACCTTCAGGCAGGAAATCGAACGTAGCTATGTCGTCGTGCAGGCGGCGGAGGAGGGGGGCGATGGGGAGGTGGGGAATGTTCATACATGA
- a CDS encoding NUDIX domain-containing protein, translating to MTIKYTRWLRSYVGHQCILQVRASAFARNEQGGILLCRRADVMLWDVPGGTISLDEVPARGMTREVQEETGLVLEAERLIGVYGGPDFHWTYPNGDQAQILAIFFAARIVGGELHPAGHENVNVGFFLPDHLPPLLPRTRRMLRDAFTGRAEAYFDR from the coding sequence ATGACCATCAAGTATACCCGTTGGCTGCGCAGCTATGTCGGGCACCAGTGCATTCTGCAGGTGCGCGCGAGCGCCTTTGCCCGCAACGAGCAGGGCGGCATTCTGCTCTGCCGGCGGGCCGATGTGATGTTGTGGGACGTGCCCGGCGGCACTATCAGCCTCGACGAAGTGCCGGCGCGTGGCATGACCCGCGAGGTGCAGGAGGAGACCGGTCTGGTGCTGGAGGCCGAACGGCTGATCGGCGTCTATGGCGGCCCCGATTTCCACTGGACCTACCCCAACGGCGACCAGGCGCAGATCCTGGCCATCTTCTTCGCCGCGCGCATTGTAGGCGGCGAGTTGCATCCCGCCGGCCATGAGAATGTCAATGTAGGCTTCTTCTTGCCCGATCATCTGCCCCCCCTCCTGCCGCGCACGCGACGCATGCTGCGCGATGCCTTCACCGGGCGCGCCGAGGCGTACTTTGACCGCTGA
- the dprA gene encoding DNA-processing protein DprA: MYPDYTRYYLGFNLAPGLGPARLARLIAHCGSPERAWHADAFDLAAAGIDARTSAAFLATRERVDLDRELERAARLGVTLLCIEDAAYPRLLREIPGAPPLLYIRGTLTPADEWAIAVVGTRSPTPYGREAARHLAGDLARAGVTIVSGLALGVDAIAHAAALDAGGRTVAVLACGVDRPYPERHRDLAERIIAQGALVSDYPLGTAPAAANFPPRNRIISGLSRGTLVVEAGERSGALITVEFALEQGRDVLAVPGSIFSRQSAGCLQLIRDGAALVASADDALAALNLTAASAQSEARIELPADPVEAALLAALSHEPRHIDELGRAVELPAPTVAAALALLELKGLARQAAPMQYVRAR; encoded by the coding sequence ATGTATCCTGATTATACCCGCTACTATCTCGGCTTCAACCTGGCGCCGGGGCTGGGGCCAGCCCGTCTGGCGCGGCTGATCGCCCACTGCGGCTCGCCGGAGCGCGCCTGGCACGCCGATGCCTTCGACCTGGCCGCCGCCGGCATTGACGCGCGCACCAGCGCGGCATTTCTCGCCACTCGCGAACGGGTTGACCTCGACCGCGAACTGGAGCGCGCCGCGCGGCTCGGCGTCACCTTGCTGTGTATCGAGGACGCGGCCTACCCCCGGCTGCTGCGCGAGATCCCCGGCGCCCCGCCCCTGCTGTACATTCGCGGCACGCTGACCCCTGCCGACGAGTGGGCCATCGCCGTGGTTGGCACCCGCTCGCCAACCCCCTACGGCCGTGAAGCCGCCCGGCATCTGGCCGGCGACCTGGCTCGCGCCGGAGTGACCATCGTCAGCGGGCTGGCCCTGGGGGTTGACGCCATCGCCCATGCCGCCGCGCTCGACGCCGGGGGGCGCACCGTGGCGGTGCTGGCCTGCGGCGTGGATCGCCCCTACCCCGAGCGCCACCGCGACCTGGCCGAACGCATCATCGCTCAGGGCGCCCTGGTGAGCGACTACCCGCTGGGGACCGCCCCCGCCGCGGCCAACTTCCCTCCCCGCAACCGCATCATCAGCGGCCTGAGCCGCGGCACGCTGGTGGTCGAGGCCGGCGAGCGCAGCGGCGCGCTGATCACCGTCGAGTTCGCGCTGGAACAGGGCCGCGACGTGCTGGCCGTGCCGGGGTCCATCTTCTCGCGCCAGAGCGCGGGCTGTCTGCAACTCATCCGCGACGGCGCCGCCCTCGTCGCCTCCGCCGACGACGCTCTCGCCGCGCTTAATCTGACCGCCGCCAGCGCCCAGTCCGAGGCGCGCATCGAACTGCCTGCCGACCCGGTGGAGGCGGCGCTGCTGGCTGCGCTGAGCCACGAACCGCGTCACATTGATGAACTCGGACGAGCGGTTGAACTGCCGGCCCCCACTGTCGCCGCGGCGCTGGCTCTGCTGGAACTCAAGGGCCTGGCGCGCCAGGCCGCGCCGATGCAGTACGTGCGGGCGCGCTGA
- a CDS encoding phosphoenolpyruvate carboxylase: MTVHNYLTIDPDTFTDEWRFVLECLHEVLREAGEPELAAALPWLEAEAPATPPLEAPPERLIQALSIGFQLLKMVEERAAVQYRRLTETRNGLAAVPALWGEALCQLRGRDISGEDIAAALPEVRVELVLTAHPTEAKRATVLEHHRALYLLLVKRGETRWTPYEQESIRAEVLARLTTLWRTGEIFLEKPDVASERRNILHYLRNVFPDIIGLLDERLRQAWATVGFDPALIDGVERLPRLRFGTWVGGDRDGHPLVTAEVTRETLGELRQQALSIIQDQLRDLARSLSLSDLLQAPPAELLERIAEVTAAMGPTGAQALKRNPNEAWRQWINLMLARLPLTLPLATYHYRAASELERDLHLLATSLDAVGAQRLARHFVHPVIRSLQTFGFHLAALDVRQNSHFHDLALGQLLAVAGFPDHHVTLWDVPRRMALLERELESPRPFAGPAARVGPEADAVLSCYRVLLDELNTHGPAGLGALIVSMTRSEADLLVVYLFAREVGLLRDAPDGPACPLAVVPLFETIEDLERSAAILAAFLDHPLTRRSLELQRQLRGERDLVQQVMIGYSDSNKDGGLVASLWALYRAQKAMAAVGRERGVRIRFFHGRGGTISRGAGPTHRFIKALPAGALGGDLRVTEQGEAISQKYANRLTASYNLELYLAGVSRATVLERHAPDETHVLEPVMDHLATVSRAAYTDLIGSAGFLTFFRQATPIDALEQSRIGSRPTRRTGQATLADLRAIPWVFSWSQARFFLSGWYGVGSALEHLHQSDPPTFATLQQHFLTWAPLHYIFSNAATSIASADPEVMGWYAGLVEDAALRETLLERILTEYRRTVTMLERLYDGPLARRRPNIFSMIEARNPGLRVLHRQQIALLREWRALRARGEDDGALLPRLLLTINAIANGLGSTG; this comes from the coding sequence ATGACCGTCCACAACTACCTCACCATTGACCCTGACACTTTCACCGATGAGTGGCGCTTCGTGCTGGAGTGTCTGCACGAAGTGCTGCGCGAAGCCGGAGAGCCGGAACTGGCCGCGGCGCTCCCCTGGCTGGAAGCAGAAGCTCCCGCGACACCGCCGCTGGAAGCGCCCCCCGAACGGCTGATCCAGGCCCTCTCAATTGGCTTTCAGTTGCTCAAAATGGTCGAAGAACGAGCCGCGGTGCAGTACCGTCGGCTGACGGAAACGCGCAACGGCCTGGCTGCTGTGCCGGCGCTGTGGGGCGAGGCCCTCTGTCAGTTGCGCGGACGGGACATCTCCGGCGAAGACATCGCCGCCGCGCTGCCCGAAGTGCGGGTCGAACTGGTGCTCACCGCCCACCCCACCGAGGCCAAACGCGCCACCGTGCTCGAGCACCACCGCGCCCTCTACCTGCTGCTGGTCAAACGCGGTGAAACCCGGTGGACGCCCTATGAGCAGGAGTCAATCCGTGCCGAGGTGCTGGCGCGCCTGACCACGCTCTGGCGCACTGGCGAGATCTTTCTGGAAAAACCCGACGTAGCCTCCGAACGGCGCAACATCCTGCACTACCTGCGCAACGTCTTTCCCGATATTATCGGGCTGCTCGACGAGCGCCTGCGGCAGGCATGGGCCACAGTGGGCTTCGATCCGGCCCTGATTGACGGGGTGGAGCGACTGCCCCGGCTGCGCTTCGGCACCTGGGTCGGCGGGGATCGCGATGGGCACCCCCTGGTCACCGCCGAGGTCACCCGCGAGACCCTGGGCGAATTGCGGCAGCAGGCCCTGAGCATCATCCAGGATCAGTTGCGCGACCTGGCGCGGTCCCTCAGCCTCTCCGACTTGCTCCAGGCACCCCCGGCGGAACTTCTCGAACGCATCGCTGAAGTGACCGCCGCGATGGGGCCGACGGGCGCGCAGGCGCTGAAGCGCAATCCCAACGAGGCATGGCGCCAGTGGATCAACCTGATGCTGGCCCGCCTGCCGCTCACATTGCCTCTCGCAACGTATCACTACCGCGCGGCCTCCGAACTCGAGCGCGACCTGCACCTCCTCGCCACATCTCTCGACGCCGTGGGCGCGCAACGTCTGGCCCGACACTTCGTGCATCCCGTCATCCGCAGCCTCCAGACCTTCGGCTTTCACCTCGCCGCTCTGGACGTGCGCCAGAACAGCCACTTCCACGACCTGGCCCTGGGGCAACTGCTGGCCGTCGCCGGCTTTCCCGATCACCACGTCACCCTGTGGGACGTGCCCCGGCGCATGGCGCTGCTGGAGCGGGAACTGGAGTCGCCGCGGCCCTTCGCCGGCCCGGCGGCGCGCGTGGGCCCCGAAGCCGACGCGGTGCTCAGTTGCTACCGCGTGCTGCTCGACGAACTCAACACCCACGGGCCGGCGGGTCTGGGGGCGCTGATCGTCAGCATGACCCGCAGTGAGGCCGATCTGCTTGTGGTCTACCTCTTCGCCCGCGAAGTGGGCCTGTTGCGCGATGCGCCCGACGGCCCGGCCTGCCCCCTGGCAGTCGTCCCGCTGTTCGAGACCATTGAGGACCTGGAGCGTAGCGCGGCCATCCTGGCCGCCTTTCTCGATCACCCCCTGACCCGCCGGAGCCTGGAGTTGCAGCGGCAGTTGCGGGGCGAGCGCGATCTGGTGCAACAGGTGATGATTGGCTACAGTGACAGCAACAAAGATGGCGGTCTGGTAGCCAGCCTGTGGGCGCTGTATCGGGCGCAGAAAGCCATGGCCGCAGTGGGGCGGGAGCGCGGCGTGCGCATCCGCTTCTTCCATGGCCGGGGCGGCACGATCAGCCGGGGGGCCGGGCCAACCCACCGCTTCATCAAGGCCCTGCCCGCAGGCGCCCTGGGCGGCGATCTGCGGGTCACCGAACAGGGCGAAGCGATTTCGCAGAAATACGCCAACCGTCTGACCGCCAGCTACAACCTGGAACTGTACCTGGCGGGCGTGAGCCGCGCCACCGTGCTCGAACGCCACGCGCCGGACGAGACGCACGTCCTCGAACCGGTCATGGACCACCTGGCGACCGTGAGCCGGGCTGCCTACACCGACCTGATCGGCAGCGCGGGCTTCCTTACCTTCTTCCGCCAGGCCACCCCGATAGATGCCCTGGAACAGAGCCGTATCGGTTCGCGGCCCACCCGGCGTACCGGCCAGGCCACCCTGGCCGACCTGCGGGCCATCCCCTGGGTGTTCAGTTGGAGCCAGGCACGCTTCTTCCTCTCCGGCTGGTACGGCGTTGGCAGCGCCCTTGAACACCTCCACCAGAGTGATCCGCCAACCTTCGCAACGCTGCAACAGCACTTCCTGACCTGGGCGCCGTTGCACTACATCTTCAGCAACGCCGCCACCAGCATCGCCAGCGCCGACCCGGAGGTGATGGGCTGGTACGCCGGTCTGGTGGAGGACGCCGCGTTGCGCGAGACCCTGCTGGAGCGCATCCTCACCGAATACCGGCGCACGGTAACGATGCTGGAACGCCTCTATGACGGCCCCCTGGCCCGGCGTCGGCCCAACATCTTCAGCATGATCGAGGCCCGCAACCCCGGCCTGCGCGTGCTGCACCGCCAGCAGATCGCTCTGCTGCGCGAGTGGCGGGCGCTGCGCGCGCGCGGCGAGGACGATGGGGCGCTGCTGCCGCGCCTGTTGCTCACGATTAACGCGATTGCGAATGGTCTGGGTTCAACCGGGTAA
- a CDS encoding glutathione peroxidase, whose amino-acid sequence MTIYDFTANLIDGTPQKLDAYQGKVTLIVNVASRCGFTPQYAGLETLYRRYRDEGFVVLGFPCNQFGFQEPGTESEIQQFCSLNYDVTFPMFAKIDVNGPRTHPLYAYLKAEQPGFLGLPTIKWNFTKFLVDRNGNVRRRYAPTDTPESIERDIVALLREHPAPQAVADGATR is encoded by the coding sequence ATGACCATCTATGATTTTACGGCCAACCTGATAGACGGAACGCCCCAGAAACTCGACGCCTACCAGGGCAAAGTGACGTTGATCGTCAACGTCGCCAGCCGCTGCGGCTTCACACCCCAGTACGCGGGGCTGGAGACCCTCTACCGCCGCTACAGGGACGAGGGCTTCGTCGTGCTCGGCTTCCCCTGCAACCAGTTCGGCTTCCAGGAACCGGGAACCGAGTCCGAGATCCAGCAGTTCTGCAGCCTGAATTACGACGTCACCTTCCCGATGTTTGCCAAGATTGACGTGAACGGGCCGCGGACCCACCCGCTCTACGCCTATCTCAAGGCCGAGCAGCCCGGCTTCCTGGGCCTCCCGACGATCAAGTGGAACTTCACCAAGTTTCTGGTAGATCGCAACGGCAACGTGCGCCGGCGCTACGCGCCCACCGACACGCCGGAGTCCATCGAGCGCGACATCGTCGCCCTGCTGCGCGAACATCCAGCGCCGCAGGCCGTCGCCGACGGCGCGACGCGGTGA
- the metK gene encoding methionine adenosyltransferase: MASEYVFTSESVTAGHPDKLCDQISDALVGHILWQDPAARVVAECAVSTGILFVSLKAATTASIDIPRVAREVILEAGYDRGSFNGRTCTVMTNQLEEPTALRASLRDRESALSELVAQENVTLFGFACTQTPVLMPLPIWLANRLAQRLDIVCREHRDDLAPDGKVQVGIVYRDHQPFRIHSLTLVASQRHPDLPLARLRQLIIEQVVKPVFEHEPLVPDAETRLQINPEGPVVEGGPALHAGLTGRKTGADTYGGYARQSSAALSGKDPTRIDRTGAYAARHAAKNVVAAGLASRCEVQLSYSIGFRDPVSVRVETFGTGALSDDELSERVARAFDFSVGGIIRRFDLAGLAARSRGRLYQRVAAHGHFGRPELVLPWEATDGVAALREAG, from the coding sequence ATGGCCAGTGAGTATGTGTTTACATCCGAGTCCGTTACAGCAGGGCATCCCGACAAGCTCTGCGATCAGATCAGCGACGCCCTGGTCGGCCATATTCTCTGGCAAGATCCCGCCGCGCGGGTGGTGGCCGAGTGCGCTGTTTCCACGGGCATCCTGTTCGTCTCGTTGAAGGCGGCGACAACTGCCAGCATTGACATTCCCCGCGTCGCCCGCGAGGTCATCCTGGAGGCCGGCTACGACCGCGGCAGCTTCAACGGCCGCACCTGTACGGTCATGACTAACCAGCTTGAAGAGCCGACAGCCTTGCGCGCAAGCCTGCGCGACCGTGAGAGCGCCCTGTCAGAACTGGTCGCCCAGGAGAACGTCACGCTCTTTGGCTTCGCCTGCACCCAGACTCCGGTGCTGATGCCGCTGCCGATCTGGCTGGCCAATCGCCTGGCGCAGCGCCTCGACATCGTCTGCCGCGAGCACCGCGACGATCTCGCGCCCGACGGGAAGGTGCAGGTAGGCATCGTGTACCGCGACCACCAGCCGTTTCGTATTCATAGCCTGACCCTGGTGGCCAGCCAGCGTCACCCCGATCTGCCCCTGGCCCGGCTGCGCCAGTTGATCATTGAGCAGGTGGTCAAACCGGTGTTCGAACACGAGCCGCTCGTTCCCGATGCGGAGACGCGCCTGCAGATCAACCCCGAAGGCCCGGTGGTGGAGGGTGGTCCGGCCCTGCACGCGGGCCTGACCGGGCGCAAAACCGGCGCCGACACCTACGGGGGCTACGCGCGCCAGAGCAGCGCGGCGCTGAGCGGCAAGGACCCGACCCGCATCGACCGCACCGGCGCCTACGCCGCGCGCCACGCGGCCAAGAACGTGGTGGCGGCGGGCCTGGCCTCCCGCTGCGAGGTGCAACTCAGCTACTCGATCGGCTTCCGCGACCCGGTGAGCGTGCGGGTGGAGACCTTTGGCACCGGTGCGCTCAGCGACGATGAACTGTCGGAGCGGGTGGCGCGGGCCTTCGATTTTAGCGTGGGCGGGATCATCCGCCGCTTCGATCTGGCCGGCCTGGCCGCCCGTTCACGAGGCCGGCTCTACCAGCGCGTGGCGGCCCACGGCCACTTCGGGCGGCCCGAACTGGTGTTGCCCTGGGAGGCGACCGATGGGGTGGCGGCGCTGCGGGAGGCGGGGTAG